One window of the Perca flavescens isolate YP-PL-M2 chromosome 5, PFLA_1.0, whole genome shotgun sequence genome contains the following:
- the gatd3l gene encoding ES1 protein, mitochondrial, whose protein sequence is MLASRTLLSKQTLAVLSRQPACFVHHGDYGNWGNTNIAVVFSGCGWWDGTDVHEGVYTMYHLSRNGARFQMFAPNQQQMHVMDHMRKQPGSGENRNMMMEAARFSHGQGMTQMQDLSKLDINSFDAVIFPGGHGVTKNLCSFVKDGKDFKLHNDVERVLKEFHRSRKPIGLASMAPMLACRVLPSIEVTMGYEKDENTRWGNWPNTNMVQAVKSMGARHNVREPYEAYVDEKNKVVSTPTFMWETEYHYHYIFDGIGNMVKHVMRMSTK, encoded by the exons ATGCTGGCATCCAGGACTCTGCTGTCGAAACAAACGCTGGCTGTTCTGTCTCGCCAGCCGGCCTGCTTCGTGCACCACGGGGACTATGGCAACTGGGGGAATACCAATATtgcagtg GTTTTCTCCGGATGTGGCTGGTGGGACGGGACTGACGTCCACGAGGGAGTTTA CACCATGTACCACCTGAGCCGTAACGGCGCTCGCTTCCAGATGTTTGCCCCGAACCAGCAGCAGATGCACGTGATGGACCACATGAGGAAGCAGCCCGGCTCCGGAGAGAACCG GAACATGATGATGGAGGCAGCTCGCTTCAGCCACGGTCAGGGGATGACCCAGATGCAGGACCTCTCCAAGCTAGACATCAACAGCTTTGACGCTGTCATCTTCCCCGGAGGCCACGGCGTCACCAAGAACCT ATGCTCTTTTGTGAAGGACGGCAAAGACTTCAAGCTGCACAACGACGTGGAGAGGGTGCTTAAAGAATTCCATCGCTCGCGCAAGCCGATTGG ACTGGCCAGCATGGCTCCGATGCTGGCGTGCCGCGTGCTGCCGAGCATCGAGGTAACCATGGGATACGAGAAAGACGAAAACACCCGCTGGGGGAACTGGCCAAACACAAACATGGTGCAGGCGGTGAAGAGCATGGGCGCCCGCCACAACGTCCGCGAGCCATAC GAAGCCTATGTGGACGAGAAGAACAAAGTGGTGAGCACCCCAACCTTCATGTGGGAAACGGAGTACCACTATCACTACATATTCGACGGCATCGGAAACATGGTCAAACACGTCATGCGTATGTCGACTAAGTGA